Proteins from a genomic interval of Niabella soli DSM 19437:
- a CDS encoding DUF2961 domain-containing protein, translated as MKRLVFIALYIAGFFGNVQGQSNNNNITSVFLSRLPIVPDGTLWCGQFSSHSPNQQNGDVNHFLYRDAQDDAVIFDVRAPGCIKSMWATALDSSAVLKFYFDDENSPRYTIRAIDFYQGRLPGFSRPLVAYQRRGYYIRDSYAGNSFAPIFFQRSLRISVKGNPSFYHILYEKYPYGTKIDPAKTQEQHDFVLAAFGNQKTSVAKYPAQQIQSKLLPRQEINLFRQPGSGSIRSIEIETDTSAAFLKDVFIGMIWDEATQKDDKAPRLAFEATNNSRQYQVLAPIGMFFATPDYVLPVQSLPLSVERSGKDRLKLTCRFVMPYWRNARIILQNRSERSFSNIQSKIVYDATPYPENKTGYFTTFYRKGITEYGKDWLFFASPGTGWYVGTVQTCRLEHYCEGNEHFYMDGNRTPQINGTGTEDYYLGCFWPSKTYHSPFAGSVNDVRRLSGGDTSRFLTIFKEDYLFPAAYYRFHLEMPLPFYNAIDAKIQHGAEDNIASEYSSLAYAYLKSTPSLSETDFIDVGNASSRAFHGYHCSDMATPVSLLARYEGDNVYTTIQDEGLSHKGGRIRFTISIDPDNAEVRLRRRMDQAIARQEADVYIDGVFAGTWYDPQCNPVLRWYDSEFLLPSHLTKQKKQLAVELRVHGMAAPFSDFEYRAFCYKRFK; from the coding sequence ATACATTGCAGGATTTTTTGGTAACGTGCAAGGTCAATCCAATAACAATAACATTACCAGTGTTTTTCTTTCCCGCCTGCCTATTGTTCCTGATGGCACTCTATGGTGCGGTCAGTTTTCAAGCCATAGTCCGAATCAGCAAAACGGCGATGTAAATCATTTTTTATACAGGGATGCACAGGACGATGCGGTGATCTTTGATGTGCGGGCACCGGGCTGTATCAAAAGCATGTGGGCAACAGCGCTCGACTCCAGTGCTGTATTAAAATTTTATTTTGATGATGAAAACAGTCCGCGTTATACGATACGGGCGATTGATTTTTACCAGGGTCGGCTGCCCGGTTTTTCCAGACCGCTGGTTGCTTATCAACGGCGTGGCTATTATATCCGCGACTCCTATGCCGGCAATAGCTTTGCTCCCATTTTCTTTCAGCGGTCGCTTCGTATAAGTGTTAAGGGCAATCCATCGTTCTATCATATTTTGTATGAGAAATATCCTTATGGCACAAAGATCGACCCGGCAAAAACACAGGAGCAGCACGATTTTGTTTTAGCAGCATTTGGCAATCAAAAAACGTCCGTTGCAAAGTATCCGGCCCAACAAATACAAAGCAAGTTGTTACCACGCCAGGAAATCAATCTGTTCCGGCAGCCCGGCTCAGGATCCATTCGCTCTATTGAAATAGAAACAGATACCTCAGCAGCTTTTTTGAAAGATGTTTTTATTGGAATGATCTGGGATGAGGCGACACAAAAAGATGATAAAGCGCCCCGGCTGGCTTTTGAAGCGACCAATAACAGCCGGCAATACCAGGTGCTGGCGCCCATCGGGATGTTTTTTGCTACGCCTGATTATGTGCTCCCGGTTCAGTCGCTGCCGCTTTCTGTTGAAAGATCCGGCAAAGACCGGTTAAAGCTAACTTGTCGCTTTGTAATGCCCTACTGGCGCAATGCGCGGATCATTTTGCAAAACCGGTCGGAGCGCTCTTTTTCCAATATTCAATCAAAAATTGTGTATGATGCGACGCCTTATCCTGAAAATAAAACGGGCTATTTTACCACCTTTTATCGCAAGGGAATTACAGAATACGGAAAAGACTGGTTGTTTTTTGCATCACCGGGTACCGGCTGGTATGTAGGTACTGTACAAACCTGCCGGTTGGAGCATTATTGCGAGGGCAATGAACATTTTTATATGGATGGCAACCGCACGCCACAGATTAATGGAACAGGAACAGAAGATTACTACCTGGGCTGTTTCTGGCCCAGCAAAACCTATCATAGCCCGTTTGCGGGAAGTGTGAATGATGTGCGCCGGCTTAGCGGTGGGGATACCAGTCGGTTTCTTACTATATTTAAAGAAGACTATTTATTTCCGGCTGCTTATTACCGCTTTCACCTGGAAATGCCCCTTCCCTTCTATAATGCCATTGATGCCAAAATTCAACATGGAGCTGAAGATAATATTGCTTCTGAATATTCAAGCCTGGCCTATGCATATTTAAAGTCAACTCCCAGTCTTTCTGAAACAGATTTTATCGATGTAGGCAATGCCTCCAGCCGGGCGTTTCATGGCTATCATTGCAGTGATATGGCAACACCTGTATCCCTGCTGGCGCGATACGAAGGCGATAATGTATACACCACCATACAAGATGAGGGTTTGTCACACAAAGGCGGCCGCATCCGTTTTACAATTTCTATTGACCCGGATAATGCAGAGGTACGACTCCGGCGGCGCATGGATCAGGCCATAGCACGCCAGGAAGCGGATGTGTATATTGATGGTGTATTTGCGGGCACCTGGTATGACCCACAATGCAACCCGGTTTTACGCTGGTACGATTCGGAATTTCTGCTACCCTCCCATTTAACAAAACAGAAAAAACAATTGGCGGTGGAACTGCGGGTACATGGCATGGCCGCCCCTTTTTCTGATTTTGAATACAGGGCCTTCTGCTATAAGCGTTTTAAATAA
- a CDS encoding glycoside hydrolase family 127 protein, producing MKAFRLLVFLLIAPMILFGQRPTVNAGEDRDVVTGGKTYLSGVIKSSADKITWSKVSGPGAVVFSHADKKDATATFSAPGEYVLQLTATEGAQATSSTLKVSVHEPPPAKRLDVVYTKRYKIDSKLWSDRLKTMIVNWIPWCIDQCERTDLTTGDGGIDNFIEAAKALRGEPHNKHKGYVFSNAWVHQTVESMCEALMVDPQGDAEMIAAQAKMKKTLDKWIPIILSAQEPDGYLQTAFTLRDTSKWHQRWSPERRGNHEGYVAGYFIESAINHYTLTEGKDKRLYNAAKKLADCWVANIGPGKKTWYDGHQEMEQALVRFGRFVNDMEGKKSHGDSYIRLAKFLLDSRNGGSSYDQSHVPVQQQYEAVGHAVRAVYNYSGMADVAAETGDKDYQSAVLSLWDNMVNKKYYLTGGIGSGETSEGFGPNYSLGNNAYCESCSSCGLIFFQYKMNLAYHDAKYADLYEETMYNALLGSLDLNGKNFTYTNPLNTAEGRYQWHVCPCCVGNIPRTLLMIPTWTYVKGTDGLYVNLFIGSTINVEKVAGTDVEMIQKTDYPWSGNMSLVVNPKQTKAFTLYIRVPNRATSKLYTTFPQVSGLESLMVNGQPVPVKIEKGYAVIKRTWKKGDRVTWAIPMQIQKVTADNKIKADQDKVALRYGPLVYNVEQADQPNIDQSLGNAPLSLEWQPNFLHGIMAIKGKWADGTPLLAIPNYARLNRVPTTPHLPPNDDKQAQKPLSVIWMKK from the coding sequence ATGAAAGCCTTCCGATTGCTGGTATTTTTACTGATAGCCCCGATGATCCTTTTTGGTCAGCGGCCCACGGTTAACGCAGGCGAAGACCGGGACGTTGTAACCGGCGGAAAAACCTATCTGTCTGGTGTAATTAAATCATCGGCTGATAAAATAACCTGGAGCAAGGTTTCCGGTCCGGGTGCCGTGGTATTCAGCCATGCCGATAAAAAAGACGCTACAGCTACTTTTTCTGCTCCGGGGGAATATGTGCTGCAGTTAACGGCAACAGAAGGGGCGCAGGCAACTTCGTCTACCTTAAAAGTGAGTGTGCATGAACCACCGCCTGCAAAACGCCTGGATGTGGTATACACCAAACGGTATAAAATCGACAGCAAATTGTGGAGCGACAGGCTGAAGACCATGATCGTTAACTGGATCCCCTGGTGCATCGATCAATGCGAGCGCACCGATCTTACCACCGGCGACGGAGGCATTGATAATTTTATTGAAGCGGCTAAAGCGCTGCGGGGTGAGCCACATAATAAGCACAAAGGATATGTGTTTTCCAATGCCTGGGTACACCAAACAGTAGAATCGATGTGCGAAGCGCTGATGGTAGATCCGCAGGGAGACGCTGAAATGATTGCGGCACAGGCTAAAATGAAAAAGACGCTGGATAAATGGATCCCCATTATCCTGTCGGCACAGGAGCCCGATGGATACTTACAAACGGCGTTTACCTTGCGCGATACCAGCAAATGGCACCAGCGCTGGTCGCCGGAGCGGCGGGGCAACCATGAAGGGTATGTGGCCGGTTATTTTATCGAATCAGCCATCAATCATTATACCCTTACCGAAGGAAAAGACAAACGACTGTACAATGCCGCTAAAAAGCTGGCCGACTGCTGGGTTGCCAATATTGGCCCCGGCAAAAAGACCTGGTACGATGGGCATCAGGAAATGGAGCAGGCGCTGGTGCGCTTTGGCCGTTTTGTAAATGATATGGAAGGCAAAAAAAGTCACGGCGACAGCTATATCCGGCTGGCTAAATTTTTATTGGACAGTCGCAACGGCGGCAGCTCATACGATCAAAGCCATGTGCCCGTGCAGCAGCAATATGAAGCCGTAGGCCATGCAGTGCGTGCGGTGTATAATTATTCCGGCATGGCCGATGTGGCCGCCGAAACAGGGGATAAGGATTACCAAAGCGCCGTGTTGTCGTTATGGGATAATATGGTGAACAAAAAATATTACCTCACCGGCGGAATCGGCAGCGGCGAAACCTCCGAAGGTTTTGGTCCCAACTATTCACTGGGCAATAATGCGTATTGTGAATCCTGCTCCAGTTGCGGACTGATCTTCTTTCAATATAAAATGAACCTGGCTTATCATGATGCCAAATATGCCGATCTTTATGAAGAAACGATGTACAATGCATTGTTAGGTTCATTGGATCTTAATGGAAAAAACTTTACCTATACCAATCCCTTAAACACGGCCGAAGGCCGCTACCAATGGCATGTTTGTCCCTGCTGCGTGGGCAATATCCCCAGAACCTTGCTGATGATTCCCACCTGGACCTATGTAAAAGGAACGGATGGTTTATATGTGAACCTGTTTATCGGCAGTACTATAAATGTTGAAAAAGTAGCCGGCACAGATGTGGAAATGATTCAAAAAACAGATTATCCCTGGAGCGGTAATATGTCATTGGTGGTGAACCCCAAGCAAACAAAGGCGTTTACGCTTTACATCCGGGTGCCCAACCGTGCTACCAGCAAACTGTATACTACGTTTCCACAAGTAAGCGGGCTGGAATCATTGATGGTGAATGGCCAGCCGGTTCCGGTAAAAATAGAAAAAGGCTATGCCGTTATCAAGCGCACCTGGAAAAAAGGAGACAGGGTAACCTGGGCGATACCCATGCAAATACAAAAAGTTACGGCAGATAATAAGATCAAAGCAGACCAGGATAAAGTGGCGTTGCGCTATGGGCCGTTGGTTTATAATGTGGAGCAGGCCGATCAACCCAATATTGACCAATCCCTGGGTAATGCACCGCTTTCTTTGGAGTGGCAGCCCAATTTTTTGCATGGAATCATGGCCATTAAAGGCAAGTGGGCCGACGGTACACCGCTGCTTGCCATTCCCAATTATGCGCGTCTGAACCGGGTACCCACAACGCCGCATCTTCCGCCCAATGATGATAAACAGGCGCAAAAGCCGTTGTCTGTTATTTGGATGAAAAAATAA
- a CDS encoding sulfatase, with protein MKGYLKILFFICCWGTGKAQQSPGQTTQKPNIILFLVDDMGWMDTSQPFGDSAMALNHKFHTPNMERMAKEGILFHQAYANSVCTPTRTSLISGMSAARTHITNWTAITPNEATDFKDDQLTAPKWNINGLSNIAEQNTYLCKKPLPQLLKEAGYFTIHVGKAHWGSLGSGGSDPMNLGFVVNIAGSSLGHPQSYYGEQNFGNMPGKTTFNAVPDLQRFYGKDTFLTEALTQKAIAAMNFPVENKKPFFLYLAHYAVHMPIQPDKRFINKYLAAGLDPTEAAYATLIEGMDKSLGDIMHYLKEKKIEKNTVVIFMSDNGGLANAGRGGARNTQNLPLRAGKGSPYEGGIRVPVMVRWPGVVQPGTRTNSYVSAEDFFPSVLEMAGIRLNTPVDGISYIPVLKNPAMVKNDRPLLFHYPNRWTSNEDEGYAWSSGMRYGKWKLVYLMKQQKLELYDIEKDLGEQHDLSKSDPQQLKELARLMTAELKRKGAQMPVWKSSGIPVAWPDALVK; from the coding sequence ATGAAAGGCTATCTTAAGATTTTGTTTTTTATCTGTTGCTGGGGTACAGGAAAGGCACAGCAATCACCGGGGCAAACAACGCAAAAGCCCAATATCATTTTGTTCCTGGTAGATGATATGGGCTGGATGGATACTTCGCAACCGTTTGGTGACTCGGCAATGGCATTGAATCATAAGTTTCACACCCCCAATATGGAACGCATGGCAAAAGAAGGGATACTGTTTCACCAGGCTTATGCCAATTCCGTTTGCACGCCTACCCGCACCAGTTTGATAAGTGGTATGAGCGCTGCCCGCACCCATATTACTAACTGGACCGCCATTACGCCTAACGAAGCAACCGATTTTAAAGACGACCAGTTAACGGCACCTAAATGGAATATAAACGGGCTCAGTAATATTGCTGAACAAAATACCTACCTGTGTAAGAAGCCCTTACCGCAATTGTTGAAGGAAGCCGGGTATTTTACCATTCATGTAGGGAAAGCGCATTGGGGAAGCCTGGGTAGCGGGGGCAGTGACCCCATGAACCTGGGTTTTGTGGTAAACATCGCCGGTTCATCGCTGGGGCATCCCCAAAGTTATTACGGCGAACAAAACTTTGGCAATATGCCCGGCAAAACAACCTTTAACGCCGTGCCTGACTTGCAGCGATTTTATGGGAAAGATACTTTTCTTACCGAGGCGCTCACACAAAAAGCAATAGCAGCCATGAATTTTCCTGTGGAAAACAAAAAGCCTTTCTTTTTATACCTGGCCCACTATGCAGTGCATATGCCCATTCAGCCAGACAAAAGATTTATTAATAAATACCTTGCCGCCGGACTGGATCCTACGGAAGCGGCTTATGCCACACTGATTGAAGGCATGGATAAAAGCCTGGGCGATATCATGCACTACCTGAAAGAAAAAAAGATAGAGAAAAATACGGTGGTCATTTTTATGTCGGACAATGGCGGTTTGGCCAATGCAGGCAGGGGAGGTGCGCGCAATACGCAGAACCTGCCACTGCGTGCAGGAAAAGGATCGCCTTATGAAGGGGGCATCCGGGTTCCTGTGATGGTGAGGTGGCCCGGTGTGGTGCAACCCGGTACCCGTACCAACAGCTATGTAAGTGCCGAGGATTTCTTTCCGTCGGTGCTTGAAATGGCCGGTATTCGGTTAAACACGCCTGTAGATGGAATCAGCTATATTCCGGTGCTGAAGAATCCGGCAATGGTGAAAAATGATCGCCCTTTATTGTTCCATTATCCCAACCGCTGGACAAGCAATGAGGACGAGGGTTATGCCTGGTCGAGCGGTATGCGCTATGGTAAATGGAAACTGGTTTATTTAATGAAACAGCAAAAATTAGAACTATACGATATTGAAAAGGATTTGGGAGAACAACATGATCTTTCAAAATCCGACCCGCAACAGCTCAAAGAACTCGCCCGGTTAATGACGGCTGAATTGAAACGGAAAGGCGCTCAAATGCCAGTCTGGAAAAGCAGCGGCATCCCGGTAGCCTGGCCCGATGCGCTCGTTAAGTAG
- a CDS encoding PSD1 and planctomycete cytochrome C domain-containing protein yields MRFPITISVIAFALMGAFLFSRCSHKSKGENDGLVSYNYDVRPILSDKCFACHGPDKNKQEAGLRLDIEKFAKAPLRETKGAYAIVPGKPEASEMIKRITSADASYQMPTPESHLGVLNENEIAILTKWIKQGAKYEKHWAFTTPQKTKLPEIDDHKWARNEIDYFIEEKLEAKHLTHNPEAGKEALLKRISLDLTGLLPDIQLQKEFVADNSPLAYEKIVDKLLSSPHYGEKMAIHWLDVSRYADSYGYQDDDIRTQWPYRDWVIHAFNENMPYDRFITWQLAGDMLPDSSKEKILATAFLRNHKITEEGGVIPEEYRVEYNLDKVKTYSRALLGLTVECAQCHDHKYDPISQKDYYQLFAFFNNSKEKGLEGLVNSGPAKTPVLTITSEDTKNLLQFINKRDTASVKVCVMGELDTMRATYILNRGVYDQHGTEVTASALPAVMKFDTTKYQKNRLGLAEWTVDKRNPLTARVFVNQLWEQFFGKGIVKSTGDFGMQGNLPTHPKLLDWLAVDFMEHDWDIKRLIKEIVTSATYRQSSNITKEALAKDPENLYYARAARIRLLAESIRDMVLGSSGLLVNEIGGPSVKPYQPKGLWEMATSGRGSLTVYRQDKNNDLYRRGIYTFIKLTVPPPSMIIFDASNRDQCEVKRLTTSTPLQALVMMNDPTVLEASRVFAEQLTAKERNPEQAIGKAFESIVCRVPDKKEAGILTAYYNDQLSTFRKKKETVNKIIDVGEYPHPDNPPDPAATAALVRVINMIYNMEEAIVRI; encoded by the coding sequence GTGAGATTTCCGATTACTATCAGTGTTATCGCTTTTGCATTAATGGGTGCTTTTTTGTTTTCAAGATGCAGCCATAAATCGAAAGGGGAAAACGACGGGTTGGTGAGTTATAACTATGATGTTCGCCCCATTCTATCCGACAAATGTTTTGCCTGCCACGGGCCTGATAAGAATAAGCAGGAAGCGGGTCTGCGGCTGGATATTGAAAAATTTGCCAAAGCTCCTTTACGGGAAACCAAAGGCGCTTATGCCATTGTGCCCGGGAAGCCGGAAGCATCGGAAATGATCAAAAGGATCACTTCTGCCGATGCGTCTTACCAGATGCCCACGCCGGAATCGCATCTGGGAGTGCTGAATGAAAATGAAATTGCCATATTGACCAAATGGATCAAACAGGGCGCTAAATATGAAAAACACTGGGCCTTTACCACTCCTCAAAAAACAAAATTACCGGAGATCGATGATCATAAATGGGCCAGAAATGAGATCGACTATTTTATAGAAGAAAAATTAGAAGCAAAACACCTCACTCATAACCCCGAAGCCGGTAAAGAAGCACTGCTGAAAAGAATTTCACTGGACCTTACCGGCTTATTGCCCGACATTCAATTACAGAAAGAGTTTGTTGCAGACAACAGTCCCCTGGCTTATGAAAAAATAGTTGATAAACTTTTATCCTCTCCACATTATGGGGAGAAAATGGCCATCCATTGGTTAGATGTTTCCAGGTATGCCGACAGTTATGGTTACCAGGATGATGACATCCGGACCCAATGGCCCTATCGTGACTGGGTGATCCATGCGTTTAATGAAAACATGCCGTACGACCGGTTCATTACCTGGCAACTGGCGGGCGATATGCTGCCGGATTCCTCAAAAGAAAAAATACTGGCCACTGCATTTTTACGCAACCACAAAATAACCGAAGAAGGTGGCGTTATCCCGGAGGAGTACCGCGTGGAATATAATCTTGACAAAGTAAAAACCTATTCCAGGGCTTTGCTCGGGCTTACCGTAGAATGCGCACAATGCCACGATCATAAGTATGACCCTATTTCCCAAAAAGACTATTACCAGCTCTTTGCATTTTTTAATAACAGCAAGGAAAAAGGATTAGAGGGATTGGTTAATTCCGGGCCGGCAAAAACGCCCGTGTTGACGATTACATCTGAAGATACCAAAAACCTGTTGCAATTCATTAATAAAAGAGATACCGCCAGTGTTAAAGTCTGCGTAATGGGCGAGCTGGACACGATGCGCGCCACCTATATTCTGAACCGAGGGGTATATGATCAGCACGGCACTGAGGTAACGGCCAGCGCGCTGCCGGCGGTGATGAAATTTGATACTACCAAATATCAAAAAAACAGGCTGGGACTGGCCGAGTGGACGGTAGATAAACGCAACCCTTTAACCGCCCGTGTTTTTGTTAACCAGCTCTGGGAACAGTTTTTTGGTAAAGGCATTGTAAAATCCACAGGCGATTTTGGCATGCAGGGTAACTTACCCACCCATCCCAAATTGCTCGACTGGCTGGCAGTAGATTTTATGGAACATGACTGGGATATTAAACGTCTGATCAAAGAAATAGTGACTTCTGCCACTTACCGGCAGTCCTCAAACATAACTAAAGAAGCGTTGGCAAAAGATCCGGAGAATTTATATTATGCGCGGGCGGCGCGGATACGGCTTCTGGCGGAAAGCATACGGGACATGGTGCTGGGCAGCAGCGGCTTGTTAGTGAACGAAATTGGCGGCCCCAGCGTAAAGCCCTATCAGCCAAAAGGCCTTTGGGAAATGGCTACCTCTGGAAGAGGATCCTTAACCGTATACCGGCAGGATAAGAACAATGACCTGTACCGGAGGGGTATTTATACCTTTATCAAACTAACGGTTCCTCCCCCATCGATGATCATTTTTGATGCCAGTAACCGGGATCAGTGCGAAGTAAAACGATTGACGACCAGTACACCGCTGCAAGCTCTGGTGATGATGAACGATCCTACAGTACTGGAAGCCTCAAGAGTATTTGCTGAGCAGCTCACCGCAAAGGAACGTAATCCGGAACAAGCCATCGGTAAAGCTTTTGAAAGTATTGTTTGCCGGGTGCCGGATAAAAAAGAAGCCGGTATTCTGACCGCCTATTATAACGATCAGTTGTCAACATTCAGAAAGAAGAAAGAAACGGTTAATAAAATTATCGATGTCGGCGAATATCCTCATCCGGACAATCCGCCGGACCCTGCGGCAACAGCGGCATTGGTGCGCGTCATCAACATGATCTACAATATGGAAGAAGCGATCGTCAGGATCTGA
- a CDS encoding DUF1501 domain-containing protein: protein MEKEAYEYGLNQNRRRFLTKLGMGIGGAALGTLLIPDLFSGKDVEEAIVSGLPHFAPKAKRIIYLFQNGAPSQLDLFDHKPKLQEMQGQDLPESVRQGQRLTGMTANQAKFPLAGSVFKFEQYGEHRAWVSELLPYTSRIVDDLCIVKSLYTEAINHDPALTFFQTGAQVGNRPSMGSWLSYGLGSENKNLPAFCVLLSKGKGNGQGVYSKLWTNGFLDSIHQGVQFSNGENPVLYLGDPDGMDKTERRKMLDKLAELNNENYAVAGDPEIKAKVQQYEMAYRMQTAVPEVTDLSKEPESIIKLYGPDCLVPGTYAANCLLARKLSESGVRFVQLYHQGWDSHGNLPKELAGQCKDTDQASAALVTDLKQRGLLDETLVIWGGEFGRTNYCQGALSKENYGRDHHPRCFTMWMAGGGVKPGVYGETDEFGYNIVSNPVHVHDFHATALHLMGIDHEKLVYKHLGRRYRLTDVAGKVVKGLMA from the coding sequence ATGGAAAAAGAAGCATATGAATATGGCCTGAACCAGAACCGCCGCCGGTTCCTTACCAAATTAGGAATGGGCATTGGCGGGGCCGCTTTAGGTACTCTTTTAATCCCTGACCTGTTCAGTGGCAAAGATGTTGAAGAAGCCATAGTTTCCGGTCTGCCCCATTTTGCACCCAAAGCCAAACGCATTATCTATTTGTTTCAGAATGGCGCGCCTTCACAACTGGATCTGTTTGATCACAAACCCAAGCTGCAGGAAATGCAGGGCCAGGATTTACCTGAATCGGTACGCCAGGGACAACGTTTAACGGGCATGACAGCGAACCAGGCAAAATTCCCCCTGGCCGGAAGCGTTTTTAAATTTGAGCAATACGGCGAGCACCGGGCATGGGTCAGTGAGCTGCTCCCCTACACTTCCCGCATTGTAGACGACCTGTGCATTGTAAAAAGTTTATATACGGAGGCGATCAATCACGACCCCGCCCTCACCTTTTTTCAAACAGGCGCCCAGGTGGGTAACCGCCCCAGTATGGGATCGTGGCTGAGCTATGGCTTGGGCAGCGAAAACAAAAACCTTCCTGCGTTCTGCGTGCTATTATCAAAGGGCAAAGGAAACGGACAGGGCGTGTATTCCAAATTATGGACGAATGGTTTTTTAGATTCGATACACCAGGGCGTACAATTCAGCAATGGCGAAAATCCTGTATTGTATTTAGGCGATCCCGACGGAATGGATAAAACGGAGCGAAGAAAAATGCTGGATAAACTGGCTGAGCTCAACAATGAGAACTATGCCGTGGCGGGCGATCCGGAGATAAAAGCAAAGGTACAGCAGTATGAAATGGCCTACCGCATGCAAACAGCGGTTCCGGAAGTAACCGACCTGAGCAAAGAACCGGAGTCTATTATTAAATTATACGGCCCTGATTGTTTGGTGCCCGGTACCTATGCGGCCAACTGTTTATTAGCACGCAAACTTTCAGAAAGCGGCGTCCGTTTTGTACAGTTGTACCACCAGGGATGGGATTCACATGGCAATCTTCCCAAAGAGTTAGCGGGACAATGTAAAGATACCGACCAGGCATCGGCTGCCCTGGTCACCGATTTGAAGCAAAGAGGATTACTGGATGAAACACTGGTGATCTGGGGCGGCGAGTTTGGTCGCACCAACTATTGCCAGGGCGCCCTTAGCAAAGAGAATTACGGGCGCGATCACCATCCCCGTTGCTTTACCATGTGGATGGCGGGCGGCGGCGTAAAACCCGGTGTATATGGAGAAACAGACGAGTTTGGATACAACATTGTATCGAACCCCGTGCATGTACATGATTTTCATGCTACGGCCCTGCATCTGATGGGTATTGATCATGAAAAGCTGGTATATAAACACCTGGGGCGCCGTTACCGGCTTACGGATGTGGCAGGTAAAGTGGTGAAAGGGTTGATGGCGTAG
- a CDS encoding NHL repeat-containing protein has product MNRKAFLQNTALGTIGAIYAPEWLIKNDVILGQGKKRYKLNTRWSQADVAKYPVNNCHEMLQDRKGRILLLTDETKNNVIIYDKNGKYLNSWGTEYPGAHGLTLFNENGTEVLFICDNKRHQVIKTTIDGKVLMVLDYPKETGEYTKADEYIPTETAIAANGDIYVVDGYGKDFVIQYDAKGRYIRHFGGRGTEAKHLKNAHGICIDKRKGKPVLIVTSRQQNAFKRYTMEGVYLDSIELPGAWVCRPVIHGDYLHAAVLQSNSLQGKQSGFVTILDKNNKVVSNLAGSDPVYNGGQLQEMSQSLKVFDYPHDVCIDDEENMYVAQWNSGKVYPYKLELIA; this is encoded by the coding sequence ATGAACAGAAAAGCATTTCTTCAAAATACAGCACTCGGCACCATTGGCGCCATATATGCACCCGAATGGTTGATAAAAAACGACGTGATCCTGGGCCAGGGCAAAAAACGGTATAAATTAAACACACGGTGGAGCCAGGCTGATGTGGCCAAATACCCCGTGAATAATTGTCATGAGATGTTGCAGGACCGTAAGGGCCGCATACTGTTGCTTACAGACGAAACAAAAAACAATGTAATCATCTATGATAAAAACGGGAAGTACCTGAATAGTTGGGGCACAGAATACCCGGGCGCGCACGGGCTGACCCTGTTTAATGAAAATGGTACAGAGGTATTGTTTATTTGCGATAACAAACGCCACCAGGTTATAAAAACAACAATCGACGGCAAGGTACTGATGGTATTGGATTACCCTAAAGAAACCGGTGAATATACAAAGGCCGATGAGTATATACCAACAGAAACGGCTATTGCAGCCAATGGCGATATTTATGTAGTAGATGGTTATGGAAAAGATTTTGTAATTCAATACGATGCAAAAGGCCGTTATATAAGGCATTTTGGCGGACGAGGCACGGAAGCCAAACACCTGAAAAATGCACACGGCATTTGTATAGATAAGCGAAAGGGCAAGCCGGTGCTCATTGTAACCTCCCGGCAGCAAAATGCATTTAAACGGTATACGATGGAAGGCGTTTACCTGGACTCGATCGAACTGCCCGGCGCCTGGGTATGCCGCCCTGTCATTCATGGCGACTATTTGCATGCAGCCGTTTTACAAAGCAACAGCCTGCAGGGAAAACAATCAGGTTTTGTAACCATCCTCGATAAAAATAATAAAGTAGTGTCCAATCTTGCCGGTAGTGATCCGGTATATAACGGCGGGCAACTTCAGGAAATGAGTCAGAGTCTTAAGGTATTCGATTATCCGCATGATGTGTGCATCGATGATGAAGAAAATATGTATGTGGCACAATGGAATTCCGGCAAAGTATATCCGTATAAATTGGAACTAATAGCCTAA